TTCTGTGTGTGTTCCAGGATGATATCTGCTTAATAGTGCAAAATTTGGGACATTTTCGACAGGAAAATACCTTTCCTAGCCTtagaaaataaatagtatttaggACACCACACTCTATTGAGTCTCTGTGAAAATACTGTGTCtttgtgaaataaaattatttggatTACAGCTAGGTTATGTAAGGTCAccataacaaaaattttaaatgaattaccATCCAGTGACAATTAACAGACTGTTTAGGTATAGTATATTTCAATAAACCAAAAAAGTATCAAACAAAAGAATCTCTAACATAAATCCTATTGTAAAGAAAGCCATTAGAATTTACTTTTCATATTGATGAGGCAAACATCCTCTGAATAAAGTTAATCCTTGATGAAACCATTTAAAGAGTCATTTTCATCTCCCTAGGTAAGTATCCTAGTGGTGTccttgttggtggtggtgtttttgttgttttgttattgttgtgttgCTTGTTATTTAAAAGTTTACAATCCCTGGAATGCAGAGTTGTTTCCTCTAGAtttgctcttttttatttcaagaaCACATTCCCCAGACAGACAATTTACATTCTTTTGGGTCTTtcctattttgtttctattttcctttttttttttttttagacaaactCTCATTAAGTTGTCTTGACTGACTTTAGCTCACTTTgtaaaccatgctggccttgaacttgtaatcaatctctgccttccaggtgctcaGATTACAGGAAGAAACTCTAATATCTGGCTACCTGGTAATGTTGACCTAATTCATCTGCTATTTGATTTTGTCACTCTAAAGGCCTTATGTGACAAACTTTTATAAAATTCCCAGTGTTCTCTAATACTTTCTAATGCCCTAAACCTGTCTTCACTTTATTCTATAAACTACTATCACCATCATATGTGTCTATTTATCGCTTCTTTATTCTTAATTTCTAAGCTCCATGAGGACAGGTCTAGTCCTATTGCCCAGCATGAAGTAAGCATCAAACAACTTGTATGaaacttaaaactaaaaattcattagaaaaggcttgaaatcaaagaaaaataatgatttttttttatctttagggTTTTAGggaataggaaaaaaattcatCAGAATCACAAATAAGGCCATGCCAACGGAAGCTACTGAATTAAATCCAGTTGCAGGAGCCTTGTTCTTTTGGAGATTTGGAGAATGAGATTTGCAGGACTCTCCTTGCCAACCATAGTAACAGTGACACATAAATCCATTCTTCATATTCATTATTGTCTTCAGCTTATTTTTTGGAGAAATGACAAAATTGAAACTCTTGTTTGTGACATAATTCTTGCGGCTATCCTCAGGCATATGCAGATAAAAGGAGGATTCGGGTGTTTTTCGAACACATCTTCCATGACTGGTACATAGACTTTGACTACAGAGCTTTGCTGCTGATGTTACATTGATAACATAGGGGCCCAATTGCCCATGAACAGTTTGTTGCACAGATAAGCAAGTATTCtgtagaaaaagagagagagagagatgcttatAGAACAAACAGAACGGAGTCCAGAAAAAATAAACTCATATGTATGCAGTCAAGTAATCTTTGACAGGGGTGTCAAAAATACATAGCATAGGAAAAACCAGCTTGTTAACTAATAGTGTTGGGGAAAAATTGTCTAAGCAAAATTGAACCACTCGCTTACATAACAGAAAACTTAACAAAAAGTGGATTAAACTTAAACACAAAGAACCAGAAACTGATAAAACctttaagcagaaagcatgcttttcttcctgcttcctgtcaaCTGACACATCTTTTTTGCAGGAGACCAGAAGCACTGGTGACAGAAGACAAAAGGAACAAGAGGAACTACGTCAGACTAAACACTGCTGCATacacagaaaaagcaaaactGTTAATGGAATGAGAAGGTATTCTACAAAGTAATGGAAAAGATGTGCAAAATTCCTATTTCCTGCAGTAACTAGCTCCACATCTAGAAGTGACTCAAAATAACATGCACAATaactgaaaagaacaaaacaaaacaaaacaaaacaaacaaacaccagcatAGCCAGGTTTGATGGTATAGGCCTATAACCTCAGCTATCTGGGAGGCTAGGGCAAAAGAATCACAAGTCTGAGGCTTGAGTGGCCTACAGAGTTGAGTGAAAGACCCTCCAAGACAACTTAAGATCTCGTCTAAAAAATATGGATAAGTAAACatgatggcacacatctttaattagCACTtaattggaaggcagaggcatgtggatcccTTTGAGTTCAATGCCAGACTAGTTTATAcagaaagttctaggccagttatATAGggagatttttgtctcaaaaagaaaaaggtggcTAGCTCActtgtacaaataaataaaagagacataaataaacatttttaattctcAAAAAGGTGTAAATCAAGGGTACAATGAGACATTACCATATACCCATAAGGTTGGCTACTATTAGTATACATGTAGAGATTACATGTATTGATGACATTGTTTGAAACCCCTTTAGCCTgctaatttaaatgtaaaaagataCAAGACCTAAGGAATATAGTATGGAAGGTccttaaagattaaaaatagaactatcatatgcacacatatatatgcatatactcacatatgGGTATATATACAAAAAAGTATAAATTATGATCTGGAAGTGGCATCCACACTTCTATATTCAATGCAGGGCTATTCTTTGTAGTCAAAAACTGTAACTAACCCAAGTGTTCATCAAGAGATGTATGAATAATGATCATGTgatatatacaatggaatataTCTCAAtccttaaaaatgaaagaagattcTGCCACTTGGAAAAAAGCTAGTGAACACAGAAGACATTATTCTAAGTCATCAAACACGTACCAAAATTCACCACAGTATGAGTCCACTTGTACATGAGTTATCTAAATTGTCAAATCAATACACTGAAAGGcgcatgcatgctagacaaacaaaTGTTACAAACCTGCTGTAGAACATGATAGCTATAATTTACAATGCTGGATTTATGACTTTCCAAAattgttataaaataaatgttaggtTCAATATTCTAActtcaaacttttaaaagtatcaaTCAACTATCCTATAAATACAGTTTCCTTCCACACAAACTTTTATTACAAGCCACCatcaaactaaaaaaataattgtaaagaATCTATTCTTCATAATAAGAAAATGATTTTCAATTTTTCATAATAACTTGTGTTAGGTATATATAACAGCATTTTTTGACTAAAATTCCTACATTGTGAGTTGAATTCTAGTAcagtttttaaatgaagaaagtaaGACTGAGAGCAGTTACTTACATGCCCCAAATTATACCCTTAGGATATAATAATCAGCTTCTTACTTTAGGCTGTCCAATTGAAGATTATGCCTATGCACCCCTCTGTTAGCCACAGTCTAGTATAGAATTGGGTGATCGGTGTTCATCCCTACAGTCTTTGAACTTCgttaaagaacaaagaaacaaacaatcagCAGCCAACGGATGtgagaaaacatttttgaaaaattttaaaattgttccaAACTTTTAAAATCACTAGCCAGGACGGCAGTCCTCAACCTGTGAGTCTCTATCCCTTTGttaacctctatctccaaaaatgcCTGTTCATAACAGTAGTCAAATTACAGgtctgaagtagcaatgagaataatttgATCGTTGGAGAGTCAGTCACCAGAACATGAGGAGCTGTTTCaaagggtcgcagcgttaggaaggttgagaaccactcactAGGATGTCATAGTAACGGAGAAATCACTACTGACCTTTGTATCAGCATAGTCATATCCTCCCCACAAGATTACTCCTGCTGCTCCCAGTGCAGCACTTTCACCAATTGTGTGCACTAAGTCCTCCTAGAAAAGAGAAGGACCAGGAGAAATTGTTACCAGGTCATGTTAAGCACCGCTTATTCAttaagatgatatatatatatatatatataaacagctATAGAAGAACTGGAAAAGGTGATTTGGGCACCTCTTAGATTATCTGATAATACTCCAGTGTTCCAGGAAAGGCTCTAAATACTGAGGCTATAAAGACAAATAGAGTCTAATCCTTGATCTGGAGTTCCATAAAATATTGTTTACGATAGACATATAAACATTAAAGACAGCACAATGAACTAACAGCCATATTTGGGAGAGAAGTAAAGATATATGAATCCTTGTATATGAACAGAACCAATCTCCATGCATAGTgtgctgaagaaaagaaaaacacagttcTAGGTATGAGATACCTCAAGAAACCCCCCAGAGGCCTTGTAACAAtcagctctttcagtctctcTTAGTTGTCCTACTACTTGAGGCGACCCTAGTGATGAGCACAGCACACATCTTGGTTATAAGATACAGAGCAATCAAGTGAGACTGAACTAGATTCTCCTCCTTATTGGCTAAATTTTCTAGTCCCAGAAGATGCTGTGCAGGCTACtaggagacaaaagggcattaGTGGTCCCACCCACCTGTGAACCCTACAAATTATGAGACCAACACACCAAGCAAGATGTGCCCACTATTTTTATGGGGGTAACCAACTGCTTcatctgattggatttgaggcttgTTCCACAGAAACAGAATCCATGCATCCTGttataaacctggtcaaaagccaATCTCTCTCTAATTAGAATTAAGACATAATCAGCAGCTCAACAAGAGGGAGACCATGACTGGTACCAGAAACTAACTACTCAGTGACAATGACAGTGGGAACATGGTTAGTGGAGGAGCGTCTTCCACCACTAACTTACTAAACCAGTGTAATTTCTAACAACCAACAGTGCACATTTGTCTTTATACCCATATATAAGTGTAGttttcacccctcatcaaagaaacttctctttgcaacagagaaaacTACAACCACAATCAACCAAAATGCAGAGCTGTGGACCCCTGTCCTAATACATCCACACATTCCAACCCTAAAGGCTCAGGGACTATTGTGGAAGATGgaatggaaagactgtaagaaccagaggaccaggGAGCTAACTGTGAGATTGTATCTTCTAACAATAGCAGAATCTatacccatgaagtctcaccaacttGACTGCGAAAATGTAGATTGAACAAggatttctctttgcaacagagaccttTACCTCAACCACAGTTAAACTAATTGTGGAGTTTTGAATCCCTGTACCAATAGATACATCCACAAAACATTCCCACCCCCAATGCTCAGGGAACATTGAACAAGAATGACAGCAATAAACATGTCAAACTGGATGgagaaaagcccatgaggcctcaactctacacaaagaactacctAAAGGACAAGGCAACTGAAGAAAGCTGGGAATGGAAGAGGGGACTTTCCCTAGGGAAGAGCACAATAATTGGTTGTCTAGTGCCAAACATCAGCCTTGAAAACGTACATATAAGTAGCATTATATAGATTGAACAGGTTATACTTAAGaacaaatgtatatacacatacatatatacatgtaataattagtttttttaaaaggctgtaaatttgaaggaagtggggagaggtACGTAGGAGTGTATGGAAGAGTTTGGGGGAGAAGAAAAATGTTGTGAtcaaatgataaatatattttacataaagatattttaatattttatgtcaaAAATCACCCATAATAAGAAAAGTCAGGCTATATGAGCAAGCTGAATACTATTCTTTagttacatttatataatatcaaacttccttctaaatatttatacttaGACTCATAGACAAATGCTACTCCCAGGCTTAACAgagaagcttttctttttaatgaaaggCTTTATGAATGCAGTAATTCAAGCTGCTcaaggtgctgagaataagagaCAGTTGAGTACTCAGTGCTAAACATAATAGCTGCCCcaacccctctaaggttctcaaTAGAAATGTGGATAAAGGCTGCAaaattctgtctttaaagagTGATATAATCATTTGAAACATGATGTCAACGCAGCTACAGTTGAGTTTACTGAACAAGCACAAGACTGGACCTGTCAACAGTGGATCACGAATGGGAGGAGCTCGTGGACTCTACCCTCCTCGCCATTCTAGTGGCTAGAAGAGAGTCTAGGAGAGTcagtcattgtcttcagttgtACACCCAGAGATGAGTCCACTAGGTACCAATGGATAGTTCCAAACCCACAGCCTCATTGACAGCCCTTGTTAAAAATCAAGgtcacaaaacagaataaaaggacATGAATGTGATAGAGATTCGTAGAAGGGAATGGtcacaggaaaggaaaaaaataggagGGGGTAGGGAATGAGGATAgtcaaaatgtattatataatgtatgaaattgtcaaagagaGAATGTTATCAATAGGAAAAGTCTTTCCTATAAGTATTTACTACTAGAAAAGTACAAATTTACAACTCTGgtaaaattcctttttttttcagctaTGTAAAAAAAACATTGGGTAGGGATGTCAAGATGGTAAAGAGCAAAGACAATAAATAACTAGGGATGATGAGGGTTGTTTTGTGAAAAACTATAAAGGCCCAACACGTGCAACatcaatccagaaaaaaaagaagggaagataTTAGAGTTATTTCTAACCTGGACATGTAATTCTTAGCTACCTGTTAGAtagtagaaagagaaggaagaaggcattCAGATGACTCTTAAGTTGAGTAACCGTGTAGATTATAAATTGAGGAGGAGGTTATGTTCAGGGTTGTAGGCCAAAAATAACTAATGAGACGCAGAATGAGGGGGGGAGGCAAGATAAGGAAATGGTCTAAATGTTTTCCTCTCTCACGATATATTAGAGATTCTTTGAAGAGCTGGGGCACTCAAGGACCAGATGAGTAAACTTTCATGCCACAACCAAGCATCCCTACACTATAGAAAAGCTCCAATTGAACTTAGTTAGCAAAAATTAAGTATCTCTTATTTGAAAGGCTTGACGACTACTTCAAATAGTAGAACTACTTCAAGTTTCTGACTTTCTCAGATTTTTATCTTTAgcttcatgtgtatgtgtgtgggatatgtgcacatgagagattccagaagagagtgttggagtCTGTGGAgtcagagttacaggcagttgtaaccTGCCTgatatagatgctgggaattaaactcgggTCTTTATAAGGGCTGTATGTGCCCCAcgtgctgaggcatctctccagatccTACTCTTATactttaaatgtaaattataGGCCATCCCCTCTGAACTCTGCTTCATAAACCAATAAACTATATACTATACTCATGAGAAAGTATACAGTATCTTAAAACTATTATTAATAAGTTTAATGTTTCCCTGATGTGTATGTATCACTTGTCAACAACAGTAGAGATTATTTACACCTATTGTCTAAGAAACATAACTTTTCAATGGGAGTTTTCATTCAAAaaagttttgttgatttttcaaaTGTGTCCTGGCAAAAGACTTGTCTTATGTTTAAGGAATGTGGTACCATTTATATCGTAGAAGAATGAGTTCTTTCCttgtattactttaaaaattgcaGACCAAAAAGACTAGTGGAAGGATCCATAAGCAGAAATCCCCAAACCTAAAATGCTCTAAAATCTGAAACTCTGAACAGATCTGCTGCAACAAGAGAAACATTCTACACCTGACCTCAAGTGGCCAGTCACAGGAAAAACATAGACACATTAAAACATTCTTAACTCACCATTTGCTGTTAAGATGAACCCTCTAGCTTCTTGAAATATTAGTTTTACTGTTAGTATTAATAACAGTGTTATTGACCTGTCATAATCATTAAATGAGTTTGAATGAATAACTATAACCtctaaaattaattctttgaaattccCACACTATTTTATGCAATGTGTTTTAACCACTCTCCTCCCCCAACTACTATAAAACctacccctcctcccttccccattcAACTTTGTGTCCTCCTTCTGTGTTTTTAACACATCAAGtacaatttgtgctgcccatatactctTACATGTGTGACAATCAGCTGGATCATGGTTAACCTCCCAGGTGTCATACTCCTTCTCCCAGGAGCTATTAGGTACTCAGCTCCTCATCTGGGGCTGAAactttgtgtccacttcctcTCTAGAATTTGGCTTGGCTTCAGCTTATGTTGGTCTTAGGCATGCTGTCACAACCACTCTTGAGTCCATAAGTGCAACCCCTATAGCTCTACAATGATCCAAACCTTAGGAGGAGTGAGAGTGATATATATCCCACTGAGGCTGAACATTCCATTGTCTCTTATTACTCTCTATACCTTGGCCAGTTGTCAGTCTCTATATTAATCACCATCCACTGCAAAAAAAcgctcattttctttctgttgattTAGTAGAACAATAGTAATAGTTCTTCACTAAAGCTTATGACCCACCTAGCCAAAGGTTCTTGATCCCAATAATGGTGCCAAGCACAGTTTTCATCTTGTGAaacaggccttaaatccaaccagaaagtaGTTGGCTACCCATGATGTTGGTGTTAATCCTGCACCAATCGGCTTACTTACCAGGCTGGTAGTTATTGTCACTCAATATAGTCTTTTTGCCAAAAGAATTTGAAAAGGTGATATTTGAGAGATCTATCAGTTGAAGGAGAGTTCGATGAACAGACTTTGGAAACCAAAAGCCATGCCTTAAAGTATTCAGAGAAGTGGATTTCAAaacagtatttattattattattaggtgtgtgtgtgtgtgtgtgtgtgtgtgtgtgtgtgtgtgtgtgtgtgtgaagatacaCTGCAACCATGCATGTGTGGAGattagagaacaactttcaggaactggttctctcttttcattgtGGGTTATAGCGATCAAACTCAGGATGTCAGGTCTGCAAAGCAAGTAATTTTACCAGCGGAACCTCCCACctctagcccagactggcttctgAAATAAAGACTTAGTCTATGCTGTGTTTGAAATAGTATTAAAACTAATGGTGTAAGGTTATCCAAAGACAAAGTAACTCTACATGCATGAACTTCCTAAGAATTAATATTGCACTAAAATCTAGGTTTCTTTCTGGTACAGGAAGTAgctcataaaaaaacaaacaaacaaaaaacaaacaaacaaaagtaaagaaaaacccAGGTAAAAGTGAATTCATGTTTGAGTGAAAGTGGACTATTTTTTACCATAAGGTTGTGATTCTTTTTGTCCTAAACTTATTGAATGAACATACCATTTTGAATAACGTTAGTAATCTTGTGATGATAAAACTAGATAGTCTAATTAATAGCATATGATAAATACTAGGTTGACAGGTTTTATTCTGAACTTTTAGGAAGAGTTGCTTCTGCATTTAAGTGCCCTTACTATGATGTAGTGGTCTAAAGAAGTGAGCTCTGATAGTCTTACCTCTGTGTTAGTCATCATAATGGAGCTGCTGGCACTCAGATAGGGTTCGTAATTTTCTCACAGATCCATCTGCCTAATGGCTGCATCCACACAGCAATGTCCCAAGTGACAATCTAGCTGATGTTTGAGCACTTCTAGAATCTGCAAACTCATTATTTCCCAGGCAAGTTCACCAAATATTTCTAAGCTTCATATTCAGTGCTAAcgttgaggatatccctgtcctGGCTTCATTTCCCATTGCTATAAGATACTCTGATGGAAACAGCTTATGAAAGAATGTGGTTACAATCACTCACAACGTGAGGTTACAGCCCAGCATTTACAAGAAGTCAAAGCAGCAAGGACTACAAGCAGCCAGTCACACTCGGTCCTGAGCAGACAAAGGTTGGATGCCTGCATGTTTCCTATTAGTCGGTTCACTTTCTCCtgttttattcagtccaggatctGAATCCGGGAAATACTACATCCCATTTTTAGTTCTTCCCATATCAACTAGCAAATTCAAGGCATTTCCCCCACAGACGTGACCACAGGGCAACCCAATCTAAACAATTCTTCACCGAGAGAGaacctcttcccaggtgattctaaattGTATCAAGTGACAGTTACAACcaattataaaaatatctatttatataaacTACACAATCCATTGACACTATTAGCCCATATTGTGGACTCCTAAGAAACAGACAATAGAATCCACGCCATCTTTTCGCAAATATAATACTGTATAATGAAGAGTTCAGTTGGTTAATACCAAAACCACAAGAGCCCTTATGAGAAACTCTTGTGAGTTCTaaatgagtttgtttgtttgtttgtttgttttcaaaacagggtttctctgttgtaaCACTAGCTGTATAGatgaaggttttttgttttgtttttcccctttccttctccctcttgcttcagccctgctccctctggcttattattattattattattattattattattattattattattattatatcgtaagtacactgtagctgtcttcagacaccctataagagggcatcagatctcattacagatggttgtgagccaccatgtggttgctgggatttgaactcacaacctccagaagagcagtcagtgctcttaaccactgagccatcttaccagcctctAAATGAGTTTTTGTATCTTCTAAAATTCTAAATAGCATGTCTAATCAGTTGTTTGGAATTTCAGAATTAAGTTGACATTTGAATAAATACACTCCTTTAATACTAGAATGAcattttaatgagaaataaatatCACCCAAAGATTTCTTTCTAAACTTAACGTATATTCTATTAACCTTATATTGggtttatgtgattttttttcttacctctGATAGAGCCTCAATACTCTGCAAATAAAATggtctggaaaaaataaaaactggcaAAGCATAGTCCTTTCTAGCCATCTCGGCAACTCTTAGGGCTTCTCTCACTCGAAAGTGAACGAATTTCAGTGCATTTAagtttgattttaatattttactcaaATATATAGAAGGATAAAGTGCCGCACTTTTTTCCCACAGCCACATGAGTTGGTCATTGCGGAAAATTTCATCATCTGGGCAACTACCTGTGTAGAACTCTGGATTTATCCGGT
The DNA window shown above is from Arvicanthis niloticus isolate mArvNil1 chromosome 15, mArvNil1.pat.X, whole genome shotgun sequence and carries:
- the LOC117720877 gene encoding hyaluronidase-4-like, with the protein product MCSQWVAQLGELLLFVLVAQAALKPAMPPVIKDQPFNVFWAAPTLFCKNNFDVNMNLQKFNIIQNPFETQSGSTIAVFYPKELGYYPYFSEDGTSFYGGIPQNVNLSEHLRKSASDIADAVTLWRSEGLAVIDWEGWRPQWDRNWGSRIIYKNHSLAFTRHHHPDWAETKVRTVAQQEFENAGRSFMNVTLTLALEMRPKRLWGFYLYPDCYNYDYRINPEFYTGSCPDDEIFRNDQLMWLWEKSAALYPSIYLSKILKSNLNALKFVHFRVREALRVAEMARKDYALPVFIFSRPFYLQSIEALSEEDLVHTIGESAALGAAGVILWGGYDYADTKNTCLSVQQTVHGQLGPYVINVTSAAKLCSQSLCTSHGRCVRKTPESSFYLHMPEDSRKNYVTNKSFNFVISPKNKLKTIMNMKNGFMCHCYYGWQGESCKSHSPNLQKNKAPATGFNSVASVGMALFVILMNFFPIP